GGAGGATTATTTTGACGTAGTGTCAGACCGATCTGACAGGCACGCAGACGGCTCTATAAATAGCCGTGACGTGGCCAAGCCGGTAACTTGTCCGCTGCCTGGGCGCAAGCCCGCATATGCGACGCAGGGCGTCGTTCGTTGCGTGTCCACTGGGAGTGTGAATGTGACTCACCTGCAGGCATCCGGCGCAATCCAAATAAAACAGCAGCCTCTTTTGCCTCTTTGGCCTCCACTCAGACACAATTTGCATTTGAGTGGAAATTAAGTCAGCACAATGTCAAATTTCACAACAAGATAAACATTGATTCAAAAATATTGCTGATTCAATGCTttacaattacatttaaattggACTTTATTTGAATACTCATTTAATTGTAGCGTTGTATTTACAGTAACAGGGTTTCAaatcagtgatagtactgtatTAAGAGTATTTCCTCAGAGTACTGCCTGTGTTCGCTGCGATGCCAACTGGTCGAGAAATCATTGATAAattagaaaaatgtatttttctgccttggGTCTCGCCATGGTCAGAGCAATTTGTTTGACCACAGATATAAATAGAAATGACACGACCCCTTTGTGTTGTGTGCCGACGTTGCCTTTAAGATAGGAAGGTCAGCGGATTCCAAGTCTGCGGACTGTAAGAAAACCAAAAGACCAAGGATGCTGGTATATTGTCCGGCATCCGGTTCCGTGCCATGCAGTACAATTACAACAAGGGAACTGGATTTATAGCTTTTCacagataaaaatatttttccgggcttttttccccaaatgttaTGTTTTAATAGCAAAATCTTTAGCAGATGCTTTGGCATTGACAAAAAAGTAAACCATCAAAACTGGTTGCAAAATAGAAAATCACAACATAATTTCAATGTCCAAGCATTGCCTTTAATGACGACGTCAACCTCCCCAACATAGTGGACATGTCAGTTAGCCGAACTATTACAGTGCCCTGGAATATATAATTTTCATACCTACTGTATGACTTTGACGATGTAATTTCTGCTAAATGATGCAGCTCACTGTATTTTTATATCCCATGAGATCAGTGGATTGTAAATTTTTGACATCACCTACCACCTaaaatatatctatatgtatatTATCCAAAAAGATTGTACAACCATTGTGTCCAACATTAACGAAGTACATTATTAGCCAGTAGTGTAGTAGGGTGAAgtgttcaacaaaaacaaggcaaaatttttattcataaaaagtACATTCATGGACCTGTGGTGTCCAGATGGCTTACATTTCATTAACAAGTTCtttgtaatgtaatttttttgggggaggggcggTTTAAAAAAAGGGAACTGGAATTTCCAataatatccatcaattttggaGTAATCGGGAATTGACTAGCTAGCCTGGGAGTGCCCGTTTTGCATTATCCAAATCAATACGGCATCTACCAGGTCATGGTGTGATGTCAAAGACTGTGCTGGACACCAAATTTTCTCAGGGAATGTGCTTTACTATAAAGTGGCTGTATTTACTCATATATTATAGAACATTGCTGTGGGTTGGAATCCCCCCACCTCTACAAGAACTAatttcaagggaaaaaataaacaaaaacaaaacaccatctTGTATGAGTTTTAAACATCGCTTTGTTCAAGTTCGTACAATAATTTCTAAAGCTGTCGTCTACATTTGCTCACTTACAGCAACACCCCAACTGTTTGTTAAAACGTGAATTTAATGTGCTGAAGAATTGCCAATGTATTAGCGTCATTGATTAAAATAGTTGAATTTGGCGCCGAGCGCCAGTCATCCTCATTGCGAGTTTTGATAATGCCAAACTATTATATATAGTTGCACACTCACATAACATGACAGCACATCAAAATGATGttcaatcataaaaaaaaaaaaaaagttaaacaattGTGACTTTATTGCGCTGGCATTGCTTAAAATCATATGGACACTGTTGGCATCAACCAAACCTATAGAAGTGAGTTTGAAAATTAACAGTGCATTTATGTACaggaaaatacaacaacaacaacaaaagatgacatccaaatttattgtacaaaaaagttaaatacaactgtatTGTACTTGGCTATTGATTATTCCACATACCAAAAGAAAGAACCACTGGACCACTTGTGGTACTCATACCATACTTTGAGAATGGTTGCTCTATAGATTTGTCACAGTTGGGGTTATTAAAAGCAAGGATGGGAAAAAACGTGGAGGACCAAAGTGCAGGTCagtgaggttgtgggttcaaatccagcctcgcctgtgtggggtttctccagttttctcacacatccccaaaatatgcatgataGGTTGCAGatgtgaatggttctttgtttacatgagccctgcgattggctagtgaccagttcagggtctcgtCTTCCTCTTTCACAAAgacaactggaataggctccagcacgccccgaaGTTGGTCATCAAGGGggacaggaagaagagataaaaaaagacattttagtgGTTACTCCAAATTTATTTGGTATTATAAACACTATTTAGGAATCGTTGCTATAGTTACATTTTGTCTCAGGACAGCTATAATTTGCACGAGAGCatgtttttgtactttgtatGTGGAGTATTTGAAATGTGGGGCGGGGCCACAGGAAGTCttccaattttaaaatgacccATATTCActaaaataatgatgatcttATCTAAGTTTACTTACAAATGGATTAGCTCAGTGTCAAATCTCTGCCCAATACACAATTTAATTGATCTTATGTCATAGTGGAAGAGCATTCACTTGCTCTACCTGTCACGATACATTGCTAGCATCGAGAGATGAATAAAGACAACATCATTTATAAATAGATAATACATTTGAAACGATGAATAATGCTTAATTTCCTGTGGCACACCTGATCACCTCACTCAGCACATTATGGGAATCACTGGTATAATGGACCTGGGTGTCTACCTGAATGTTCAAGTGTATCGGTCACATTCTATTATTGTTAGCTATTGTGATTTACTACAGTATTTGACAGTACTTCTGTACCTTTTTCAATCACTCAACTGATACTTGTGTCACTGGAGAACTGTGTGGTGAAAGTGGTAAAACTGATGGAGAGCTAGACATGGGTGGCACAGAGGGGGACGGGTGAGCACATCttccttgcagttctgaggagctgGGTTCAAATTCTCCCCAGGTTCAAGTCCGGCCTCatcggtgtggagtttgcatattctccctgtgcctgcgtgcgttttctctgggtactctggtttccacccacatccccaaaacatgcacggtaggttaattgaagactcagaGTTGCCCATAAtgtttttatgtactgtactgtagcaGCAGACATTACAATATATACTTTATAATTGTCATTCAAGTTTAAGATATTGTCACTTGAGCAACAATTGACTATATAGGCTATGaataatatctttttttttttttttggagtgtggggGACGGGAGGGCGATACACCCTGTCATTTATGAACAAGAGCCCCACTGTGAGCTAAATGACAAATGAAGTTCTGTGTTTCGGTAAAATGTGGTCCCAAAAGTAAAGGCTTGTTCCTTGGGCCCTGGTCCTCCAAGCTCTTAGCACGTTCAGGTCAAAACCTAacttttggaaacattttcaacaaaataatTTGGAGAGTGCCTTCTTGGCCGAGATAAAACTGAATTATAATTCTAAAAATGACggggtttgatttttttctttttcttcgtgGAGATCTGTAATTTCCATTAAACATTGAATATTGCTCACACCCGGTATGCAACAATATCCTCATAGTTATTGTATTTTAACTGTATTCTAACACCAGACAGAGAAGAAATGGGTTTAGGATTATTATGCATTGGTGAAAGGCAAGAACGTTACATAACAAATGTCCATTTACGTTCTTTTGAAGGAGAATAATTGAATGGGCTGCTATCTTCAAGGTAGTGAATTTAAATTTCTATGCTTTACACTGTGAGAGTGATGTACATGCTACCAAGAAATGATTGCACTCTCCGACGTAATCGCTTCCATTCATAAACggtgtgcattaaaaaaaaatttccataaAAGCGAGTACAATGTCACATCGGGAACCATGGACAACTATACAAAGTTTTcgtcgtggttttttttttttttttttttttttgtgcgtgtatgAAATTGTTTCACATATATTACGAGGAACCGCCTCGTTGCAGGCGTCCTCGGACCCTTTTCGCAGTGCGTAATAGGAAGTGTGATGCAGTTGACAGTGGTTAGTTGGGTGCACTGACGATATGTGGGAATCCCTCCTTTGACTCTCAGGCAGTGTGGGTGGGTTGGCGCGCGGACCACTGTGTCCGGCGAGGCTGCAGCATGAACTGGCCGATGAGTGCCACCTTCCAGCCGCTCACTTGTGCGTCTGGCGCTGACTTTGAAGGCGCGTCCCCGTCCACTGTGTCCACGATGCGGCGAGCCCTCAACGAGCGTGGCCATCCTTTTGCGTGACGCTGCGCGCTGCGGCGCCGCTGCAAGAGGCGCATGGAGAAGCCAGCGAAGTATCTGTCGTCGGTGCAGGGGACCGGCCCCGCGCCGGTGCCTCTCGGGGAGATGATGTCGAACGGCACCGGGTCGGAAGCGACGGGCGAAGGCGAAAGGGACAGCTTGGTTTTACGCGCCGTGACAGGCTGCTTGCTCTTCGTCCTCATCCTGTGGACCCTGCTGGGGAACATATTGGTGTGCTCGGCCGTACTGCGCTCGCGCCATCTGCGGACAAAAGTGACCAACGTCTTTATAGTGTCCCTGGCTCTGTCGGATCTGTTCGTAGCCGTGCTGGTGATGCCTTGGAAGGCCGTGGCGGAGGTGGCGGGGTACTGGCCGTTTGGCACTTTTTGTAACGTCTGGGTGGCTTTTGACATTATGTGCTCAACTGCCTCCATCCTTAACCTTTGCATCATCAGCGTGGACAGATACTGGGCTATCTCCAGTCCTTTTCGCTACGAGAGGAAAATGACTCAGAGAGTTGCTTTTGTCATGATTAGCATCACTTGGACGTTGTCAGTGCTCATTTCATTCATACCGGTCCAGCTCAACTGGCACAAAGCCAGCGGGGACGACGCGGTCGGGACAAGCAACTCCTCTGCGAGTCGCCACATGGAAGATAACTGTGACTCCAGCCTGAGCCGAGAGTACGCTATCTCCTCGTCATTGATTAGTTTCTACATCCCTGTGGCAATTATGATAGTGACTTACACTCGAATATACCGGATCGCGCAAATCCAAATCAGGAGAATCGCTTCTCTAGAGAGAGCTGCGGAacacgcgcaaagttgcaggaCGAACAGAATAGAGTGCCAACACCACAACACTTTAAAGACGTCCATCAAGCGGGAAACCAAAGTGTTCAAAACCCTCTCTGTGATTATGGGTGTCTTTGTGTGTTGCTGGTTGCCCTTCTTCATCCTGAACTGCATGGTTCCCTTCTGCGACAAGCCGCCCACAGACCATGACGCGGGCCTGCCGTGCGTCAGCGAGACCACCTTCGACGTTTTCGTGTGGTTCGGCTGGACCAATTCTTCCTTGAACCCCATAATTTACGCATTCAATGCCGAGTTTAGGAAAGCCTTCGCCAGCTTGCTGGGCTGTCGATACTTCTGCTCCAACACGCCTGTAGAAACGGTTAACATCAGCAACGAACTGGTGTCCTACAACGAAGACACGTTGATCCACAAGGAGATCGCCAACGCCTACGTAAACATGATCCCCAATGTAGTGGAATGTGAGGAGACTTTTGACAGGCTGTCGCAGCTGACAGTCAACAATGAGAACGCCACCGACTCTGTGTGTGACTTGGAGGACTGCGAAGCTGTTATCAGTCTCGACAGCATGTCGCCATTCACACCCAATGGATTACATTAAACCTCACCTCCACCACCCCCACCGCCCACAGACAGCCACCGCGCATCACCTGATGTGCTGGCGGTCATGTCGTCGGTCCGCTCTCCTCCTTGAAGGTCAGGTTCACACTGTTAAAAATTTGGAGACCATTTCTGTCCCTAGAAGTACAATATGTCCCCTAGGGCTCTTTATTTATTCCATTCCAGGTACCAATAGGGTATTTACTAAAGCCGTCAAGGGTACAGTGTGCACTCCATTCCAACAACAAGCCATTTTTCCCCTAAAGCTACAGAgatctacttttttttcccctgagtgTTCTGCGGTGTGTTTACTTCTGTGTGACATGCTCATAGACATTTTGAGCAGGGCTTTTGTGTCTACAGCCTTCCAGCCAACCTGCTGCCACTTTGCCTCACTTGTGACGTGATGTCGTTgttctgcaaaacaaaaacaaaaaaacatgttggtaTTGATTTCAGTGACACAGTGAAGTGTGTGTTCTTTTGTTCAGAGGTTTAGTGTTGTTTTCTGCAAGGTTTGTCTTATGTATGTCACCCAGAGGAAGAGGACATATGGATAAAGTACActaaacatttgtaaaattgGAATAGGAAAAAGGAGATGATTTATAAATCTGATGATTGGCAGGATTCTGACTTTCAAATGCTGTAttcctcaaaatatttttttcatatctttgcGTCTCCAGTGAAATTATGCACCCTTTGCTTTTTAATATTGTGACGTCGCCAGATCCTGTGAAAACTGAGGCTAGCCTTACAGAAAGTGCAAAGCAGACAGTTTAACCCACTGCAGTCATCTCAGCGCCTTATAGCTCATTCAAAGAATGAAATGTGTTGTGTGGACCTACCACATGCCAAAATGCAGTATTAAAGTGTTTACCTGTAATCGTTCCATGTGACTCCCGTAGGTCACCGCAGGGACTTTTATGCAGTTTGATAGCAAGCGTTGACGGAGAAATGTATCATCCAGTTgtacaaaatcaacaaaaaatatgtcAATTTCTCATGGTGACATTGATTCAAATGAAGCAGCAGAATCAGTGGTAGCTGTCATGTGACGTattaaaagtacaacttttatGAATATCAAAACAAAACGTTTGTGTTCAGATGTTTGTTTGAACAGACTGTCCTAAATGACCAAAGATTGCGAGGCGCTACTACTGTATGTAATTCAGGCAGAAATATAGTCTCTTGTTGTCAAATGGATGACATAAGCGAGGCTCCTGGGCCAGTGCAACAGGATGTCATAGACAACTGGATACACCCCTGCACTTCTCCATCATTGTATTGTATGGGTGACTTGAATGTATATTACTATCCTTTTAACAGTGAACTGtgtcattatttgcttaatAAAATGCTATCACACTGAAAGAACTAGCGGTTTTGCTCCATGTGTTTAAGttgtattttcacatttcttgGTGTGCATACACTatacaattgtttatttttaatttaacataTCTGGTCAGCTGTCTATTTTGGACAGATTGGCAGTATTTGGCAATATAACATTTGCGACAGAAATCATGTGCCGCATCAAAATATTGCAGACAGTTGGTATCACCAATTGCGTGAATGGcaatcaaaatgtgaaaatgacatGGAAGTACTCTAAATGTAATTTACACAGAAGGAGACATTTGGGCCATAACTCTGAATGCCACTTCTGTTCCATTGTAACTTTTCACTCATCACATTAACCAGACAATCATTTATTTACCCCCatcagctcagtggttagaacattggtaattggtaaaccagggggtcgtgagtttgtttctcactggggcctcccctccccaagaggggttgcgtgaGGAAGAgcttccggcgtaaaaactgtgccaaacaaatatgaacgttcatctgagatgacacactgtggcgacccctaatgcgacaagccgaaagactgAAGTTACTGGCACAAAAATTTGATTGAATGAAGTCATGCTGAAAGCTTGTCAGATGTGGAGGCACCGTGTTGTTGTGGAACCTCCACCTTGTCGTTGATCCCCTGGGAAATGTGGGAGGCAATCGTGAGATTAGGTGGTGTCTACCAGAGCTGTAAGTGATAACCTGGATACAAGTCATCTGATTATGATTAGGGTCACAAAGCAGACACCGCCGCAAACAATATAGCagcgttcaaaataatagcagtccaatgtgactaaccaggtTCATCCACCTTTTCAGGATATTTTTTATTTcgacatgtcaaacaagttaccagtaggtgccaGCATTGATGATTTACACACtattaaggctgtgcaattttaaaagtctgtcattgactttacaaactcaaacctattttgtaaaaattttttttatttcttggatttaccaatcctttggaTCACTAAACTTATATTTATTTGTACGaccacagtcttttttttttttttttttaataactgattcacatctgtgtggaatGGAGACAACccacttgtggcacctttcagctgttattccactccaaggtTCCTGaatgacattccacaattcatttatatttcttggttttgaTTCAGAAACAGTATTTTTAATGTAACCCCACAAGTTcttgattggattaaggtctggggattggggtggccactccatgacattcactttgttggtttggaaccaagactttgcatatttacttgtgtgtttgggttcattgtcttgttgaaacaccaaattcaagggcatgtcctcttcatcTTAAGgtaacatgacctcttcaagtattttgacatatgcaagcCATGATCCCTGgcatgtgactttttttaacccccccgccccccccaccttCAACAAATTACCCAATTGCAGTATTGtctatatcatgaatgctgggtcttg
This portion of the Syngnathoides biaculeatus isolate LvHL_M chromosome 10, ASM1980259v1, whole genome shotgun sequence genome encodes:
- the drd5a gene encoding D(1B) dopamine receptor, which gives rise to MEKPAKYLSSVQGTGPAPVPLGEMMSNGTGSEATGEGERDSLVLRAVTGCLLFVLILWTLLGNILVCSAVLRSRHLRTKVTNVFIVSLALSDLFVAVLVMPWKAVAEVAGYWPFGTFCNVWVAFDIMCSTASILNLCIISVDRYWAISSPFRYERKMTQRVAFVMISITWTLSVLISFIPVQLNWHKASGDDAVGTSNSSASRHMEDNCDSSLSREYAISSSLISFYIPVAIMIVTYTRIYRIAQIQIRRIASLERAAEHAQSCRTNRIECQHHNTLKTSIKRETKVFKTLSVIMGVFVCCWLPFFILNCMVPFCDKPPTDHDAGLPCVSETTFDVFVWFGWTNSSLNPIIYAFNAEFRKAFASLLGCRYFCSNTPVETVNISNELVSYNEDTLIHKEIANAYVNMIPNVVECEETFDRLSQLTVNNENATDSVCDLEDCEAVISLDSMSPFTPNGLH